One Gammaproteobacteria bacterium genomic window, TCGCAGGGATGAAGAAGGATGCCGGGATATCGTGCTCGTCGAGGACTTCGAGTATCCGCGGAAGCGCGCGGCGGGCGCCGTACTGGCCCTGCGAGAGGGCGCCGATGGTGGGTTGCCCGTTGCGGATGGGGATGGTTTCGTTGTCCACGTCGAAGGAGAGCAGCACCGCCGCGCGCGCTCCGCCCGGCCAGCTGGCGGGCGTCAGGTCGCGTCCGGCCCGCACTGCGTTGACGGTCGCGAAGACGCGCTCGTCGCTCCATCGCCAGCCGGGCTCGTCGTCGGCCTGGGGCGACTGGGCGGCGTCAGCGGTCCCGGCGCCGGGCGCGCAGGAGGAGAGGATGATGGCCAATGTTGCGGTGCCGAGGAAGGTCGGGCGCGCGTTCATGGATGCTCCCGGTTTCGGGTTCCGGTCGGGGGGCGCAGTCGCAACAATACAGATTCGATATGGAGCGTAACAGTATACGAGCGAGGGGTGGGGATGCAGGCGAGAACCGTGGGGGCCCTGCGGCGAGGGATGCCGGCCATGAAGGCGACCCCGTGAGCGCCGGCCGCGACCGGGGAGTCCCGGAACCGGGAAGAGGGGGGCGCGACCTGGCCTTTCTCCCGGCCGTCGAGCTCGCCCGGCTGGTGGCGGCGCGGGAGGTGTCGGCGGAGGAGGTGGTGTCGGCCGCGCTCGACCGCATCGGTCGGCACAACCGGGTGGTCAACGCCGTGGTGACCCTCTCCCCGCGCGCCCTCGACGACGCGCGCGCGATCGACCGGCGGCTGGCGCGGGGAGAGAACGCCGGGCCGCTCGCGGGGGTGCCGGTCGGGATCAAGGACATGACGGCGGTGGCGGGGCTGCGCACCACGTTCGGCTCGCCGCTGTACGCGGACCACGTGCCCGCGGAGGATGCGCTGGTGGTGCGCCACCTGCGGGCCGCCGGGGCGGTGGTAGTGGGCAAGACCAACACGCCGGAGTTCGCCGCGGGAGCCAACACCTTCAACGACGTGTTCGGCGCAACCCGCAACCCGTGGGACCCGGCGCTCTCGGCGGGAGGGTCGACCGGCGGGGGGGCAGCGGGGCTCGCGACCGGCATGTTCGCGCTGGCGGAGGGGACCGACCTGGGCGGATCGCTCCGCATCCCGGCGGCCTTCTGCGGGGTGACCGGGCTCCGCCCCTCCCCCGGCCTGGTCCCCACCGAGCCCACCGACTGGGTGTGGGACACCATCATGGTCACCGGGCTGATGGCGCGCTCGGCGGAGGACCTGGCGCTCGGGCTCGCGGCGATCGCGGGGCCGTCGGCGGGGTCGCCGCTTCGGCAGCCGGTCGCGGGGCGGGACTTCCCGGCCGCCGCCCGGGCGGGGATGGCACAAGGCGCCCGCGTCGCATACTGCGCGGACCTCGCGGGGATGGGGGTGGATGCGGGGGTGGAGGCGGTGTGCCGTGAGGCGGCGTTCGCACTGGGTCGGGCGGGCGCCGTGGTGGAGGAGATCGACCTGGACCTCTCGCACGCCCGCCGGGCCTTCCTCCACCTGCGGGGCCGCTGGATGGTCGCCCACCACCAGGACCGCTTGCACCGCATCGACGAGCTGGGTCCCAACCTGGCCGGCAACATCCGCGCGGGCCTCGCCACCACGGCCGGGCAGCTCGGCCGCGCCGACCGGGTGCGCAGCGACCTCTGGCATCGCT contains:
- a CDS encoding amidase family protein, whose protein sequence is MSAGRDRGVPEPGRGGRDLAFLPAVELARLVAAREVSAEEVVSAALDRIGRHNRVVNAVVTLSPRALDDARAIDRRLARGENAGPLAGVPVGIKDMTAVAGLRTTFGSPLYADHVPAEDALVVRHLRAAGAVVVGKTNTPEFAAGANTFNDVFGATRNPWDPALSAGGSTGGGAAGLATGMFALAEGTDLGGSLRIPAAFCGVTGLRPSPGLVPTEPTDWVWDTIMVTGLMARSAEDLALGLAAIAGPSAGSPLRQPVAGRDFPAAARAGMAQGARVAYCADLAGMGVDAGVEAVCREAAFALGRAGAVVEEIDLDLSHARRAFLHLRGRWMVAHHQDRLHRIDELGPNLAGNIRAGLATTAGQLGRADRVRSDLWHRFARLRRNFDYLLTPTTAVPPFPVNQSHPTEIAGRRLETYVDWFAPTFVLSLTGLPVASVPVGLDSRGLPVGLQVVGPPAGEEAVLALAATLERLRPPDRPSLAE